TTCAAAGTTTAAATTAAAAGTCTGGTGATAGCGCATTCCACCCGCCGCAATTCCACTAACTTGCAGTTTTCCACCACGACGATCTGACTTGCGTCCGAACAACACTAATGGTTGTTCTGCAAACAAATCGGGTGGATTTTCAGGATAGATTGCGGGAGATTCTCCATCCCCTTCCCATTGCAAGTTAATGTTAGCAAGAACGGGATTGTTAATCTGACGGAAGAACTTTTCGACTACTTGATCGGTTGGTTCATCATGTCGAATAATCCGTGCAATACCTCGTCCTAATTCCGCTACTCGATTGAGCAAAAAACGATTTACCGAACTACCAGCACCAAAGCTATAAAGACGAACTCCGGGTTTGAGATTTTGCTGCACTTCTGCAAAGATTTGATTTTCATTACCGATATAACCATCAGTTAACAGTACGATACTCCGCAACCGTCCCGGATCAGTAACTGGGAAATTCAAAACTGCTCGAATTCCTCGTAACATTTCTGTTCCGCCGCCTGCATTCAATTGATTGATATATTGAATTGCACGAGAGCGATTTTGTGGGGTATTGGGGAGAGGAACGGGTGAAAGTTGCTGCGTTGTGTTGGCAAAATTAATAATGCTAAAAGTGTCGTATGGATTGAGTCCGTTGATAAAACGGCGCATCAATTCTTGACATTGCATTAATGGCGCACCATGCTGAGAACCGGAGGTATCGATTAGAAATACTACATCTTTCGGAACCATTTGATCTAGTTGATATTGGATGGCGGGAATTAGGTAAAGCGCAAAATGTCCGCCTCGATCGTCTGCTTGGGTGAGGATAGTTGTTTGAGTGCGATCGCCTGCTACTTGATAACGTAAAATCAGGTCTTTATTAGGAATAGTATCTCCACCCGCTAATTTAACTCGCACGATTTGATTTTCATGGGAAACTTGGATTTGATGAGATGGCGATCGCACATCCCGAATCTCAACTCCCGCATCAATTTCAACGGTTACATTAATGTCATGTCGCGAACGAGTTCCTGCTGGTAAAATCGGCGCATTCAAACGAGAAGCATCAGGCACTAAATCGGTATCTTGATTTAACGTCATCGGTGCAACTGCCGAACCACTTCCTACTGCATTATCATCAATAGTCGTGCCTGGAATGTAACGAGGGCCAACTACCATTGGAAACACGAATTCATAGTTACCTCCCTCGAATTTCAAGCTATCGTTGTAGCGAATAATCACGTCGATTTGTTCCCCCGGTTTGATGTTAGCAAGAGATTGAGTAAAGATGTTATCTCGTTCTTGTTCGAGGAGTCCGGCGGTGCGTCCTTGTTGCTTGGCTTGTTCGTATATTTGTTGTGCTTCTTGACGTTTTTTGATGCTACCTTTAATCGTGCGATCGCCAATGCGAATCAGCATATCATCAACTGCTGCTTCATCCGGTAACGGGAAAATGTAAACAGCTTCCAGCGTAGTTGTAAAAGGGTTTTCAAACGTTTGAGTAACTTCTACTCGCGAGATATTTCCTGCTACCTTTGCTTCTACTTCGGTATGTTTGAGAGGAAAAGCAATTTTTTGTTGGTTAGCAGTTTGAACGTATAAACCACCAATATTGCGATCGAATGTTTGAGTCATAGCGGTTATCTCCACGCGCATTTATCTGATGTCTTTAGCTTAGGCGCGTTTACGTGGGAGAAATGCTCAGTTTTGTGTTCAGTCGATGCTCAGTGGTTGGCTCAGTTGTGGATTAAGTGGCAAGCTGCTAAACTAGCTAATATGGATGTCTACAGCAAAATATTGATTCCGTTGTTGATCCTGCGACGGCGTTATTCAAAGTCCGCTTTACGCGTGCGTCGGTCTTTTCCCGTCGGCGTGCAGTTTGCAGTAAGTGAGAATATAGTCTGTAGACATCCTCTATTTATATAAATAAATACTTAAGGTTTAGTAAATAAATTTTATAGGCAAGGCAATAAATTTTTTGATCGGTAAGTGGTTTACATAAAGTAAATAAAAGTATGTCAAATAGTAAGCAACCATCCACCCCATCAAAAGCTTCTATTAAACCGGCGCTTAATAAGGAATGTGAGGAACTACGCAAACAGTTTTTTGCGATGAAAAATCCTAGAGATATAGCATGGCTTCTAGAAATTCCTTACCAGCGACTTGTTTACCATATATATCAGGTTCCTCCAGAATATAAATATTTAACTTTTGAACTTAATAAAAAGTCAGGAGGTACTCGTATAGTATCTGCTCCTGCTAGTGCTTTGAAGCTAATTCAGAAAAAATTAAATCAAGTTTTACAATCCGCTTATCAGCCTAAGCCATCTGTTCATGGATTTATTTACAGTAAAAATATTGCTACTAATGCTAAGGCACACATCAGAAAAAGATACGTTTTAAATCTCGATATAAAAGACTTTTTTCCTAGCATTAATTTTGGTAGAGTAAGGGGAATGTTTATTGCATTACCCTATGGGTTTAGCCCGGATGTAGCAACAGTTTTAGCACAAATTTGTTGTCACAACAATCAATTGCCACAAGGAGCACCTAGCTCACCAATTGTGAGTAATATGATTTGTGCAAAGCTCGATAGTGAACTTCAACAACTGGCTAAAAAACTTAGGTGTACTTATACAAGATATGCTGATGATATTACATTTTCTACAACTATGCCAAAATTTCCTAAAGAGTTAGCTTATTTTATTTCTATTGAGGAGCAACATAAACTTGTTTTGGGTAATGAATTATTGTCCATCATTAAAGGTAATGGTTTTCAAGTCAATGAAAAAAAAATTAGGCTACAATCAAAAGACGAGCATCAAGAGGTTACAGGTGTGACCGTTAACCAGTGTACTAATGTAAATCGCAACTATATCCGCCAAATTCGAGCGATGCTCCATGCCTGGGAAAAGTTTGGGATTGAATCGGCGGAAAAAGAACACCGAACAAAATATCATTCAAAACAGAAATCGCCATACAAAATTACGCCATCATTCAAACAAGTTCTTCGGGGTAAAATAGAATTTATTGCCATAGTAAAAGGTAAGGAAGATCCAATTTACCAGAAACTTTTGAATTTTTACTTAACATTAAATAAGGGTATGAGTAAAAATTAAATAAATAAAATATCATGCAGAATGAGGAAGAAAAAAGAAAAGATATTAATGAAATAAAGAGTGAGCTTATCACTTTAAGAACCGAATTTTATAATTTAATTGAAATATTAAAGGAGAGCTTTCCTGAAGTAACCCAAATTAGAGGTAAAAGCGGACTCAAAAATGTGGAAGATACGGAACAAAAGAAAACTATTGTTTCGGTAATAAATTATTCTATTATCAAAGACCCAAAGATAAAAAAACTTGCGTTTGACTATAATAAAAATATAGGGAAATCCAAAGACAAAAAAGATTTTTACAAATTCTGCTATTATGTGGCAGGCTTGGTTGAAGAAATTGCTAAAGTTTTTTTAGAGAGAAAGTTTCGAGAGTTACAAAAAGGGAAAAATATAGATTTATCAGAAGCTTATTCACTTGTTAATATCAATTTTAAGCCTTCAGGAAAACTTAGGCTTCCTAACATATATGTAAGCTGGCTTGAGCAAGGTAGCGATGAAAGTAATAATTATCATTTGGATGGCAATCAGTATTTATCTTTGATAGAGTTAAGGAAGGGCGATAGTTGGTTTCTGCTTGATATGTGCTTTGCTATACTATGGAAAACCAATTTTTATGAACAAAAAAATAAATTTTCATTCAAAAATTATGAAGAAATGACAAGAAAAAATAAGCAAATAATTCCAGCAGCAATCCAAAGACAATCTTCAAATGTGAAGATTTCCAATGTTCTCTTAAATATGGAATATTATTTTAGGCTGAATAATATACGAACATTTAGAAATAAATACGAACACAATAAGAGTAATACCGCTCAGTTTAATCAAGAAATAGACTTTCTTAAAAATTATGTAAAAGTAGATATAGATAACTATAATGGTATTTTAGAAGCAGCTAACTGGCTATTAATTCAGTTAGATTTTCTTTGAAGCGTGAGAATATACATTTTAATTCTGTGCTGTATATTTATAAAATAAAGTAAAATTAAAGAAACTATCAAATTGCTCGCTACCTATGCTGAAAACTATTGAATGTATTTATCAAAATGGGAAAACTGAACTCACTGAATTGCCGCAGGATGTGAGCGATCGCACTCAAGTCCTCGTTATCTTTCTCGATCCTGCTAAAATCGATGCTGTAAAACTTCGGGAATTGATCGGGCATTTAGAAACGATCGCAGGTATTCAGCAAGGATTCGAGGAACTTAACTCAGGTCAAACTCGCTCAATCGGAAATTTTATTCAAGAAATGCAGCAAAAGTATGGGATTTTAGATGACCTTAACGATCTGGGAGGTAAAGCCTAAAATCACTTTTCTCAACAAGCCTATGTCTAACTCGCTCTCAGCATCAACGGAAGGATTGGCTCAAGTCGATCGATCGCGTCAGCGTCTTGGGTGGACGAAAACTAGTACGGCGCGTTGGTGGCAAGATGCTCATACTTCTAGAGCTACTTTACGTCGATTCTGGCAAGGAGAGCGGATTCAGCGAGAAATTTTTATTGCAATTTGTCAGGCGGTTGGCATTAGTAACTGGGAGTCAATAGCAGATAATTCTAATTTAGAATCTGATTCAATTTCAGAAGTTTCAATATCTCATATTGACTGGAGCGAAGCACCAGATATTGAAAGTTTTTACGGACGCGATCGCGAATTAGCACAACTAGAACAATGGATTACGAAAGAACGTTGCAAATTAGTAACTATTGTTGGTATCGGTGGTATTGGTAAAACTGCTCTGATACTAGCTTTGGCAGATCGGATTCAAGGAGAATTTGAATATGTAATTTGGCGATCGCTTCATTATTACCCATCAGTTATTTCTTTACTAGATAGCATTTTGAGTAAGTTTGATCAACCCGTTGAGGAAGATATTAATAAAGGAGCAGTGCAACTAATCAACCAATTGCAAAAACATCGCTGTTTGTTGATATTAGATAGTTTAGAAACTGTTCTGGATAAAACAGAAGAAACAAATCAATACGCTCAACTGATACAACGATTAATTTCCAGCCGTCACCAAAGCAGCATTCTAATTGCTAGTCGGGAAAAACCAAAATGGATTGAAACTGATGTAAAGGCTGTTGGTTATTTAAATCTACAAGGTTTGCGAAAACCAGAAGCTTTGGAGTTGTTGAAATCTAAAGGATTTACGGGTAAAGAATTGGGACTATCACCTTTAATTGAAATGTATCGTGGAAATCCTTTAGCTTTGAAACTGGTAATCCCATTGATTGAATCACTATTTGGTAAAAATGTAGCAGCATTTTTGAATCAAAATACTTTAGTAATTGGCGATCGCTTACAAGCTATTCTGAAACAACAATTAGAGCAAATTTCCGATTCAGAACGAGATATCCTCTACTGGTTAGCTATTTGGCAAGAACCGATTTCTTTTGGTCGATTGCAATCTCATTTGTTGATATCTGTCGATCCAGCTACGGTTTTAGAAGGTATTGCGGCTTTGGAACGGCGATCGCTATTGGAAAAATGGATTACTGTTGATGAAGTGTCATTTACGTTACAACCGATCGTGATGAAAATGGTTACCGATCGGTTGGTGGAAAGCGCTATTCAAGAGATCGATCGCGTTGTGCAAAGCAACGATATTCGGCATTTTCAAATATTGCGAACTCACTGGTTACTGCGTCCCGGTACTGACGATATCGCAGGCGATCGCATTTTGCAGCAACTCCGAGAAAAACTGTGGTGCAGATATAATGCAATTCTGCCACAAACTCTTGAGCAAATTTTGTTACTCCTCAAAGATAAAACACCTTTAGCAATCGGCTATATCGGTTGCAATTTAATGGCTATTCTCAAACAGATAAAACCAGAAACGATGAAATGAGAAGTCTTGATTGGCAGTTAAGTAAAATTCCGTAATACAATAAGTGCTAATGAAGTCATTGGTTATCGGTAATGGGAATTAAAGGACGAACGATCGATCGCAAATGACCAATGACCAATGACAAATGACCAATGACCAATTACGATTATGACAGACCAACAGCCCAGAACTCGTCAAGAACTGTACGATCGCATTCGTCAAACTTCCAGGGAAGAAGTGATTCTGGAAGAAATGATTCGCCTGGGCTTTTGG
The window above is part of the Leptolyngbyaceae cyanobacterium genome. Proteins encoded here:
- a CDS encoding NB-ARC domain-containing protein produces the protein MSNSLSASTEGLAQVDRSRQRLGWTKTSTARWWQDAHTSRATLRRFWQGERIQREIFIAICQAVGISNWESIADNSNLESDSISEVSISHIDWSEAPDIESFYGRDRELAQLEQWITKERCKLVTIVGIGGIGKTALILALADRIQGEFEYVIWRSLHYYPSVISLLDSILSKFDQPVEEDINKGAVQLINQLQKHRCLLILDSLETVLDKTEETNQYAQLIQRLISSRHQSSILIASREKPKWIETDVKAVGYLNLQGLRKPEALELLKSKGFTGKELGLSPLIEMYRGNPLALKLVIPLIESLFGKNVAAFLNQNTLVIGDRLQAILKQQLEQISDSERDILYWLAIWQEPISFGRLQSHLLISVDPATVLEGIAALERRSLLEKWITVDEVSFTLQPIVMKMVTDRLVESAIQEIDRVVQSNDIRHFQILRTHWLLRPGTDDIAGDRILQQLREKLWCRYNAILPQTLEQILLLLKDKTPLAIGYIGCNLMAILKQIKPETMK
- a CDS encoding VIT domain-containing protein translates to MTQTFDRNIGGLYVQTANQQKIAFPLKHTEVEAKVAGNISRVEVTQTFENPFTTTLEAVYIFPLPDEAAVDDMLIRIGDRTIKGSIKKRQEAQQIYEQAKQQGRTAGLLEQERDNIFTQSLANIKPGEQIDVIIRYNDSLKFEGGNYEFVFPMVVGPRYIPGTTIDDNAVGSGSAVAPMTLNQDTDLVPDASRLNAPILPAGTRSRHDINVTVEIDAGVEIRDVRSPSHQIQVSHENQIVRVKLAGGDTIPNKDLILRYQVAGDRTQTTILTQADDRGGHFALYLIPAIQYQLDQMVPKDVVFLIDTSGSQHGAPLMQCQELMRRFINGLNPYDTFSIINFANTTQQLSPVPLPNTPQNRSRAIQYINQLNAGGGTEMLRGIRAVLNFPVTDPGRLRSIVLLTDGYIGNENQIFAEVQQNLKPGVRLYSFGAGSSVNRFLLNRVAELGRGIARIIRHDEPTDQVVEKFFRQINNPVLANINLQWEGDGESPAIYPENPPDLFAEQPLVLFGRKSDRRGGKLQVSGIAAGGMRYHQTFNLNFEEKGNVAIAQLWGRSRIKDLMNQMVRGETKTGVEAVTNTALTYQLLSQYTAFVAVSDDVRVNTTDASISVQVPVEMPEAVSYQGVFGAAAPSVRRAAPAAAYSTIATSAASPQAPMSPSPPPSARGAERIRARRSPQPPEMPKVEGAEELALIDPSLIQSDEIDAELPKPQQPGTSPSHRLKIVSATGLIENEIVLLAQHLQSIQLPAGVIGKLVFEFHLSKGRVRQVVLNEEESSIKEQTVIEAIRRAIFTWQPLQQLTSNVVLRIEIKP
- a CDS encoding reverse transcriptase domain-containing protein, giving the protein MSNSKQPSTPSKASIKPALNKECEELRKQFFAMKNPRDIAWLLEIPYQRLVYHIYQVPPEYKYLTFELNKKSGGTRIVSAPASALKLIQKKLNQVLQSAYQPKPSVHGFIYSKNIATNAKAHIRKRYVLNLDIKDFFPSINFGRVRGMFIALPYGFSPDVATVLAQICCHNNQLPQGAPSSPIVSNMICAKLDSELQQLAKKLRCTYTRYADDITFSTTMPKFPKELAYFISIEEQHKLVLGNELLSIIKGNGFQVNEKKIRLQSKDEHQEVTGVTVNQCTNVNRNYIRQIRAMLHAWEKFGIESAEKEHRTKYHSKQKSPYKITPSFKQVLRGKIEFIAIVKGKEDPIYQKLLNFYLTLNKGMSKN